Proteins from a genomic interval of Thermoplasmata archaeon:
- the aspS gene encoding aspartate--tRNA(Asn) ligase, which translates to MKEWLRERVYSGALGPTRDGSRVVVAGWLQELRNLGGIAFLQLRDREGTVQLTLVKKENRELFKRLTTLNRESVVAAACVLRANPEAPRGFELIPQEVEVISEAAAPLPMGVVDRVGVELDTRLTSRFIDLRRPESSAVFKIRASMLAGIRETLEREGFIEVHTPKLVATATEGGTALFQVQYFERKAFLNQSPQLYKQMLMATGLDRVYEIGPAFRAEEHDTVRHLNEFTSVDAELAFADEEDAMGVLERCLAGAIQRVLEERGRELETLRVSLDKPSVPLPRLPYSKCARLAEEAGAALEPDGDLGMEALRAVGEQQRGFYFITRWPAALKPFYALPFDEKPDETRSFDLMFRERELASGAQRVHDAARLEQRLRESGLDPSGFRFYLEAFRYGMPPHSGWGLGAERALMVLTDRDNIRECALFPRDRYRLTP; encoded by the coding sequence GTGAAGGAATGGCTGAGGGAGCGGGTCTACAGCGGGGCGCTCGGGCCGACGCGTGACGGCTCGAGGGTCGTGGTCGCGGGCTGGCTGCAGGAGCTCAGGAATCTCGGCGGAATCGCCTTCCTCCAGCTGCGCGACAGGGAGGGCACGGTCCAGCTCACGCTGGTGAAGAAGGAGAACCGGGAGCTCTTCAAGCGCCTCACCACCCTCAATAGGGAGAGCGTTGTTGCCGCGGCATGCGTGCTCAGGGCCAACCCGGAGGCCCCGCGTGGCTTCGAGCTCATTCCACAGGAGGTCGAGGTGATCTCCGAGGCCGCGGCGCCGCTCCCAATGGGCGTGGTCGACAGAGTTGGCGTCGAGCTCGACACACGCCTGACCAGCCGCTTCATTGACCTGCGCAGACCCGAGAGCTCTGCCGTCTTTAAAATCAGAGCTTCGATGCTCGCTGGAATAAGGGAGACATTAGAGCGCGAGGGTTTCATCGAGGTCCACACCCCCAAGCTCGTCGCCACCGCTACGGAGGGTGGAACCGCGCTGTTTCAGGTCCAGTACTTCGAAAGAAAGGCCTTCCTGAACCAGTCACCCCAGCTCTACAAGCAGATGCTGATGGCGACCGGGCTGGACAGGGTCTACGAGATCGGTCCCGCCTTCAGGGCCGAGGAGCACGACACCGTACGCCACCTGAACGAGTTCACCTCGGTGGATGCGGAGCTCGCCTTCGCGGATGAGGAAGACGCGATGGGCGTTCTGGAGAGGTGCCTTGCCGGAGCGATTCAAAGGGTGCTAGAGGAGAGGGGGAGAGAGCTCGAGACACTCAGGGTCTCTCTCGACAAGCCATCGGTCCCTTTGCCCCGTCTGCCCTACTCCAAATGCGCCCGGCTAGCTGAGGAGGCGGGGGCGGCGCTCGAGCCCGACGGGGACCTCGGCATGGAGGCCCTCCGGGCGGTCGGCGAGCAGCAGCGGGGCTTCTACTTCATCACCCGCTGGCCAGCCGCTCTCAAGCCATTCTACGCCCTCCCATTCGATGAAAAACCAGACGAGACCAGGAGCTTCGACCTCATGTTCCGCGAGAGGGAGCTGGCCTCCGGGGCCCAGAGGGTCCACGACGCCGCCCGGCTGGAGCAGCGCCTGAGAGAGAGCGGGCTCGACCCCTCAGGCTTCAGGTTCTATCTGGAGGCCTTTAGGTACGGAATGCCCCCCCACTCAGGCTGGGGGCTCGGGGCCGAGAGGGCGCTGATGGTACTGACGGACAGGGACAATATCCGTGAGTGCGCTCTATTCCCGAGGGATAGGTACCGTCTCACGCCTTAA